The following are encoded together in the Meriones unguiculatus strain TT.TT164.6M chromosome 16, Bangor_MerUng_6.1, whole genome shotgun sequence genome:
- the Ube2d1 gene encoding ubiquitin-conjugating enzyme E2 D1 isoform X2 translates to MALKRIQKELSDLQRDPPAHCSAGPVGDDLFHWQATIMGPPDSAYQGGVFFLTVHFPTDYPFKPPKIAFTTKIYHPNINSNGSICLDILRSQWSPALTVSKVLLSICSLLCDPNPDDPLVPDIAQIYKSDKEKYNRHAREWTQKYAM, encoded by the exons GAATTAAGTGATTTACAGCGTGATCCACCTGCTCACTGCTCGGCGGGACCCGTGGGAGATGACT TGTTCCACTGGCAAGCAACCATCATGGGGCCC CCCGACAGCGCATATCAAGGTGGAGTCTTCTTCCTCACCGTCCACTTTCCGACAGACTATCCCTTTAAACCACCAAAG ATTGCTTTCACAACAAAAATCTACCACCCAAATATAAACAGTAACGGAAGTATTTGTCTTGACATCCTGCGGTCCCAGTGGTCGCCAGCTTTGACTGTATCAAAAg TGTTGCTGTCCATATGCTCACTGCTCTGTGATCCTAACCCAGATGATCCCTTAGTACCAGATATTGCACAGATCTATAAATCAGACAAAGAAAA ATACAACAGGCACGCGAGAGAATGGACTCAGAAATATGCAATGTAA